In one window of Mucilaginibacter auburnensis DNA:
- the leuB gene encoding 3-isopropylmalate dehydrogenase: protein MKLNIALLAGDGIGPEVIDQAVKVSNAVAAKFGHEIAWTSGLTGAAAIDAVGEPYPDATHEICMAADAVLFGAIGHPRFDNDPTAKVRPEQGLLKMRKALGLYANVRPTFTFPSLIDNSPLKRERIEGTDLIILRELTGGIYFGERGRRDDGDTAYDTCTYTKEEVTRLAKLGFELAMTRGKKLCCVDKANVLETSRLWRQTVQAMEKDYPEVTVSYEFVDAVAMRLVQWPNSYDVLITENLFGDILTDEASVISGSMGLMPSASKGIHTSLYEPIHGSYPQAAGKDIANPLATVLSAAMMFEDAFGLTAEAAAIRDVVNKSLAEGVVTEDLAGKNKAYKTSEVGDWLAANV, encoded by the coding sequence ATGAAATTAAACATCGCCCTTTTAGCAGGAGACGGAATTGGTCCTGAGGTTATAGATCAGGCAGTAAAAGTATCAAACGCTGTGGCCGCAAAATTCGGTCACGAAATAGCATGGACATCAGGTTTAACCGGCGCTGCCGCTATTGACGCGGTAGGTGAGCCTTACCCAGATGCAACCCATGAAATTTGTATGGCTGCTGACGCTGTATTGTTCGGCGCTATTGGTCACCCACGTTTTGATAACGATCCAACCGCTAAAGTGCGCCCTGAGCAAGGTTTATTGAAAATGCGTAAAGCGTTGGGCCTGTACGCTAACGTGCGTCCAACTTTTACTTTTCCATCATTGATCGATAACTCTCCGCTTAAACGCGAGCGTATTGAAGGTACCGATTTGATCATTCTACGCGAATTGACAGGTGGTATTTATTTTGGTGAGCGTGGCCGCAGAGATGATGGCGATACCGCTTACGATACTTGTACTTATACCAAAGAAGAAGTAACCCGCTTAGCTAAATTAGGCTTTGAACTGGCCATGACCCGTGGTAAAAAACTGTGCTGCGTTGACAAAGCCAACGTGTTGGAAACATCACGCCTTTGGAGACAAACGGTACAGGCTATGGAGAAAGACTATCCGGAAGTTACCGTAAGCTACGAGTTTGTTGATGCGGTTGCTATGCGTTTGGTACAATGGCCTAACAGCTACGACGTATTGATCACCGAAAACCTGTTTGGCGATATTTTAACCGATGAGGCGTCTGTAATTTCAGGTTCAATGGGTTTAATGCCATCAGCATCAAAAGGTATCCACACGTCATTATATGAGCCAATACACGGTTCGTATCCGCAAGCAGCAGGTAAGGATATTGCTAACCCGCTGGCAACTGTGCTTTCAGCAGCTATGATGTTTGAAGATGCATTTGGATTAACTGCAGAAGCAGCTGCTATCCGTGATGTGGTTAACAAGTCATTAGCTGAAGGTGTGGTTACCGAAGACTTAGCCGGAAAAAACAAAGCCTACAAAACCAGCGAAGTTGGTGATTGGCTGGCGGCTAATGTATAG
- a CDS encoding alpha-isopropylmalate synthase regulatory domain-containing protein, which translates to MERRKIEIMDTTLRDGEQTSGVSFSVSEKLTIAQLLLEELKVDRVEVASARVSDGELQAVKAITNWAAEHGYLSNIEVLSFVDNGVSIGWMQEAGVKVQNLLTKGSLNHLTHQLKKKPEQHFADIQNVIEQAAAKGIATNVYLEDWSNGMRNSQEYVFQYLDFLATQPVKRIMLPDTLGVLTPLETFLFISKIRETYPKLHFDFHAHNDYDLGTANVLEAVKAGINGLHLTVNGMGERAGNAPLASAIAVLHDFVPDVEVQIAESSIYQVSKLVETFSGVRIPANKPIVGENVFTQTAGIHADGDNKNNLYFNDLLPERFGRKREYALGKTSGKANIEKNLQELGLKLNDADLKKVTQRVIELGDRKETVTKEDLPYIISDVLDSSLYENKVVIESYVLMHSLGLRPSATIMVNIEGDKFEENAQGDGQFDAFMNALTKAYNKKKKRLPTLIDYVVRIAPGSATDALCETIITWEIDQRKFITRGLDSDQTVCAIKATEKMLNII; encoded by the coding sequence GGCGTGTCGTTTTCAGTATCAGAAAAATTAACCATAGCACAACTGCTGTTAGAAGAGTTGAAGGTTGACCGCGTGGAGGTTGCCTCGGCCCGTGTTTCTGACGGGGAACTGCAGGCGGTAAAAGCCATTACCAACTGGGCTGCCGAACATGGTTATTTAAGCAATATTGAAGTACTGTCGTTTGTTGACAATGGCGTTTCAATTGGGTGGATGCAGGAGGCCGGTGTTAAGGTACAAAACCTGTTAACCAAGGGCTCGCTTAACCATTTAACGCACCAGCTCAAAAAAAAACCCGAGCAGCACTTTGCCGATATACAGAATGTTATTGAGCAGGCCGCAGCTAAAGGCATAGCTACCAACGTTTACCTGGAAGACTGGAGCAATGGCATGCGTAATTCTCAGGAGTATGTGTTCCAATATCTGGATTTTTTAGCCACGCAGCCTGTAAAACGTATTATGCTGCCTGATACTTTGGGGGTGCTTACTCCGCTGGAAACCTTTTTGTTCATCAGCAAGATAAGAGAGACCTATCCAAAGCTTCATTTTGATTTTCATGCACATAATGATTATGACCTGGGTACTGCCAACGTTTTAGAGGCGGTAAAAGCAGGTATTAACGGTTTGCACCTAACCGTTAACGGTATGGGTGAGCGTGCGGGCAACGCACCATTAGCCAGTGCTATTGCTGTATTACATGATTTTGTGCCTGATGTAGAGGTACAAATTGCAGAATCCTCTATTTACCAGGTAAGTAAACTGGTGGAAACATTCTCAGGGGTACGTATCCCGGCTAACAAACCTATTGTAGGCGAGAATGTGTTTACCCAAACTGCTGGTATACATGCCGATGGCGACAACAAGAACAACCTTTATTTTAACGACTTACTTCCGGAGCGCTTCGGTCGTAAACGAGAGTACGCTTTAGGCAAAACATCAGGCAAAGCCAATATTGAAAAGAACTTACAGGAATTAGGCCTTAAACTGAATGATGCCGACCTGAAAAAAGTAACCCAACGCGTTATTGAGCTGGGCGACAGAAAAGAGACGGTTACCAAAGAGGATCTGCCTTATATTATATCCGACGTATTGGATAGCAGTCTATATGAGAATAAGGTTGTAATCGAATCGTACGTGTTGATGCACTCTTTAGGCTTAAGGCCATCAGCTACAATTATGGTGAATATTGAGGGTGATAAGTTTGAAGAGAATGCGCAGGGCGATGGCCAGTTTGACGCATTTATGAATGCTTTGACCAAGGCTTACAACAAAAAGAAAAAGCGACTCCCTACACTGATAGATTATGTGGTGCGCATTGCCCCCGGTAGTGCTACCGATGCGTTGTGCGAGACCATCATCACCTGGGAGATAGACCAACGGAAATTTATAACCCGCGGTTTGGATTCAGATCAAACAGTATGTGCTATTAAGGCTACGGAAAAGATGCTGAATATAATTTGA